From Sinorhizobium sp. RAC02, a single genomic window includes:
- a CDS encoding amidohydrolase, translating to MPTRRNFLGATAAALTLGSAATQAQQESRSMTADLILHNGRFTTLDRSNPQASAVAIADGTFLAVGDEREVMALAGPETRVIDLKGRSVLPGLCDNHTHVVRGGLNFNMELRWDGVRSLADAMDMLKRQVAITPPPQWVRVVGGFTEHQFAEKRLPTIEEINAVAPDTPVFLLHLYDRALLNGAALRAVGYGKDTPNPPGGEITRDASGNPTGLLLAKPNAGILYSTLAKGPKLPLDYQVNSTRHFMRELNRLGVTSVIDAGGGFQNYPDDYAVIQKLADENQMTVRLAYNLFTQKPKEEKEDFLNWTKSVKYKQGNDYFRHNGAGEMLVFSAADFEDFREPRPDMPPEMEGDLEGVVRILAENRWPWRMHATYDETISRALDVFEKVNRDIPLQGLNWFFDHAETISERSIDRVAALGGGIAVQHRMAYQGEYFVERYGHAAAEATPPVARMLEKGIKTSAGTDATRVASYNPWVSLSWMVTGKTVGGTALYPRANCLDRETALRMWTENVTWFSNEEGKKGRIEKGQFADLIIPDKDFFTCAEDEISFLSSELTMVGGKIVYGAGDFSRLDENPVPPAMPDWSPVRTFGGYAAWGEPEGAGKRSLRRTAISTCGCASSCGVHGHDHAAAWTSKLPIGDLKGFFGALGCACWAV from the coding sequence ATGCCGACCCGTCGTAATTTCCTTGGCGCGACCGCTGCCGCCCTGACACTGGGCAGCGCCGCCACGCAGGCCCAACAGGAGTCCCGTTCGATGACTGCCGACCTCATCCTTCATAACGGCCGTTTCACGACCCTCGACCGCAGCAATCCGCAGGCATCAGCGGTCGCCATCGCGGACGGCACCTTCCTCGCCGTCGGCGACGAGCGCGAGGTTATGGCGCTTGCCGGCCCGGAGACGCGGGTGATCGACCTCAAGGGCCGCAGCGTACTGCCCGGGCTTTGCGACAACCATACCCACGTCGTGCGCGGTGGCCTGAACTTCAACATGGAACTGCGCTGGGACGGCGTGCGCTCGTTGGCCGATGCCATGGACATGCTGAAACGGCAGGTGGCGATCACCCCGCCGCCGCAATGGGTGCGCGTCGTCGGCGGCTTTACCGAACATCAATTCGCTGAAAAGCGCCTGCCGACCATCGAGGAGATCAACGCGGTCGCCCCCGACACGCCGGTCTTCCTGCTGCACCTCTATGATCGCGCATTGCTCAACGGCGCGGCCTTGCGCGCCGTCGGCTACGGCAAGGACACGCCGAACCCGCCCGGCGGCGAGATCACCCGCGACGCCAGCGGCAACCCGACCGGCCTGCTCCTTGCCAAACCCAATGCCGGCATCCTCTATTCGACACTCGCCAAGGGGCCGAAACTCCCCCTCGACTACCAAGTCAACTCGACCCGCCATTTCATGCGCGAACTGAACCGGCTCGGCGTCACCTCCGTCATAGATGCCGGCGGCGGCTTCCAGAACTATCCGGATGACTACGCTGTCATTCAAAAACTCGCCGACGAGAACCAGATGACCGTACGGCTCGCCTACAATCTCTTCACCCAGAAGCCGAAGGAGGAGAAGGAAGATTTCCTCAACTGGACGAAGTCGGTCAAATACAAGCAGGGCAACGACTACTTCCGCCACAATGGTGCCGGCGAGATGCTGGTCTTCTCCGCCGCGGATTTCGAGGACTTTCGCGAGCCGCGGCCGGACATGCCGCCGGAAATGGAGGGCGATCTCGAAGGGGTCGTGCGCATCCTTGCGGAAAACCGCTGGCCCTGGCGCATGCATGCCACCTATGACGAGACGATTTCCCGTGCGCTCGACGTCTTCGAGAAGGTCAACCGCGACATCCCGCTCCAAGGCCTCAACTGGTTCTTCGATCATGCCGAGACCATTTCCGAACGCTCGATCGACCGGGTGGCGGCGCTTGGTGGCGGCATCGCGGTGCAGCACCGCATGGCCTATCAGGGCGAATACTTCGTCGAACGCTACGGCCATGCCGCAGCCGAAGCCACGCCTCCCGTCGCCCGCATGCTGGAAAAGGGCATCAAGACCTCCGCCGGCACGGATGCGACCCGCGTCGCCTCCTACAATCCCTGGGTCTCGCTGTCCTGGATGGTGACGGGCAAGACCGTGGGCGGCACGGCGCTCTATCCGCGCGCCAACTGCCTCGACCGCGAAACGGCCCTGCGCATGTGGACGGAGAACGTCACCTGGTTCTCCAATGAGGAGGGCAAGAAGGGCCGCATCGAAAAGGGCCAGTTCGCCGACCTCATAATCCCCGACAAGGATTTTTTCACCTGCGCGGAGGACGAGATCTCCTTCCTCTCCTCCGAACTCACCATGGTCGGCGGCAAGATCGTCTACGGGGCCGGCGATTTCTCCCGGTTGGACGAAAACCCCGTGCCTCCGGCGATGCCCGACTGGTCGCCGGTCAGAACCTTCGGTGGTTATGCAGCCTGGGGCGAACCGGAGGGTGCCGGCAAACGCTCGCTCCGGCGCACCGCGATCTCGACATGCGGCTGCGCCAGTTCTTGCGGCGTGCATGGTCATGACCACGCC